GAAGCGTAGTGGCCACGGCAGAGGCACGCATGCCTGAATGGGGCAGACGTGGTAGGGGGTGGGGGTACAAGCAGGCTGCACCAAGAGGGTCCCCAGAGCTGCAGGGAGAGGTCAAGCAAAGACAGAAGGGGTGGGCCATCTGCCGGGGTCTGGCCTCCAGGCTCTCTCGGAGTCAGCATAAAGCAAGCAGGAATCCTACCATGTCCCAGAACAGACCCCTGAGCTTTGAGTTAGGACGGACCATTGGTCACATCACAGTCAAACCTCTCAATGAGGAATCCTACTCCAGCTGCTTCCATTTGCCTGCCTCTGAAGTGGGGGGCCTGTCCTCCCAGCAGCGCCGATCACTGGGGTTGGCTCTCACCCTCCATCTCTCGCTGCCTGTGTTCCCAGGGCTCTCCAACCCCTCGACAGCTCTGCTTCTCGAGCAAACTGTCACAGGCACATccctaacaaaaaaaaaaggcggggccGGCCTGGAGGGCCGGGAAGCGCCTGAAGCGCCCTCGGCTGATGCCAGAACTCTGGGCCTGAGTAGTGTGAAGGGGAGTGAGGCTTGCGGGCTGGAACTGAATCTGCTGGCAACtgcgcctcagtttccctctctggTGAGTGGGTTTCCCCCAGCAACCTCTGAGGCCAGTGTTTCACCATCACACCACACTGCCACCCCCAGCCCATTTCTGACCATCAGCCATCACAACTGCTCTCCCAGGCCATGTCCATCCCCACCCTTTGACTCCACCAAAGATGCCGCACCGAGACGACACACTCACCATCTCCCAACAGTCACCCAGGAAGAACCTGATGTCCCAGCAGGCCCCAGAGATGCTACTGCCTCCAGCTCTAGGACTCTGGACCCCCTCTCTCCAGCTTCCCACTCTCCCCCAGGCAGAGGGATATCTGCTTACTATACTGCTCCCCACTTCACTGCATGAACCTCCGTCTCCCAGCTCAGAAGCACCCCGTCCCCAGTGTCACCCTGATCAAGCTCCTGCTAAAGGCCACCAGGCAACCAGCTGGGTGATTATATGATAGGTCATCTAAAGTCAGACTTGTTCACAGGGCAGGTACAGAATACATCCAAATGACACGGCATGATCCCTCTTGATGTACATTTATACGTATGGACAGACAGACTTCCCCCTTCACTTCTCCCCTCCTGAAGTCATTCTCAGAACAAGAGTTGGTCTGCACAGCCCCCAGCATGCCAGTCACTCCCCATGCCCAAATCAGCCCCCACAGCACCCTGGCCGGATGTGTTAAGAGTAAGGTGTCATGGGACCACACAAGGTACCCAGAGAAGCACCTTCCTGGGTTCTCGGGCTGGGTGTTCACCTCCGGACACGGGCTCCAGGGAAAGGCTTTGTGGCCATGAGGGCAGCAAATGCCTGTTTGCCAGACTCTCCAAGGAGGCTGCTCTGTCgtctctgcctccctgtctctGGAGGAAGCCGGATGCCTGGTTCTTTAGATATGTCTCTCTCTGCCTGTTGCTGTCTGTATCTTGgtctctctctcagtctctcccaGTGACGGAGCAGAGAGAAGGCAATTTCCCATGGCCTCTCATCTTCCCACACTGGCCCCGACCAGGCCACCATGGTCTagggcagaagcagcagcagccagttcaGCTTCTAGACTACGAAGAGTTTGCATCTTCCTCCCCTGAGCGGGGAGCCTCAGCaccagggaaaggagaggaggaaggacacAGGCTGAGCTCCGACCAAGCCAAGTACAGGCCAGCAGCCAGAAGATAATGTCCCCAAACACacacctggggtggggaggggggcaggggacaGGCAAGTGGGCAAGGGGAGGGGGTGGCAACCAGCAGCTGCCATCAAAGCTGGTTAAAGACCACGGAAGCCTTGAGGTTGGCGGGCTCGAGGCCCTCGCTGAAGGTGATGAGGAAGTACATGACCTTTCGGATCTTGGCCAGGTCGGACAGGCGCTCCCCGAACTCCAGGGCGTCGGCCTCATTCCAGTCCATGGCCTCCGAGTCCTCCTTGCGCCAGAAGATAGCCGCGGGGTCGAGCAGCTGCCGCGTCATGAGGTTGGTGAGGTCGGGCGTCCAGTTCTGGGAGGTGCCCGTGATGGTGACCTTGCCCGGCTGGTCGAGCACGACGTCCCAGCGCTCAAACTGCAGCCTGTGCTGCTGGATGAAATCAATGCGGTACACGGACTCGGACGGCCGCAGCAGCTTCTCGCCATCCTGGCGCTTCTGCCCGCGCTGCGTCAGGCTCTCCACGCGCAGCCGCATCTGCTTGGTCAGGTCCCGGTCCAGGACTAAGGGCATGCTGAGCGGCGAAGGCTTCGGCTCGTCCTCTGCCATGGCCCACTTGCTgctagctgctgctgccgccTCCACCGTCTGCGAGCCGAGTGGACTTGGGGCTCACCGCAGAGGCAAGAGGCCACCAAAGAGGGGCCCCGCCTCCCCTACTGACCCTCCCCTTGCCCCGCCCCCTTTGCCACTGGCtcttccctgccccacccagtCTTCAAAACTGGGTGCCTAGGAGGGAGGGATCCCCAGTGCCATCTCCTCTGCTCATCGCAGAAGTGGTAACGGAGGCACTGCAGGCTGGCAGGCAGGACAGCGGCAGGCTCCTCGGGGACCAACTGCTGATGTCAATTGCTGTGGCAACCGCCCTGGCTACCACGGATGGGCAGGGAGCTGACTTGTGACGAGGGAGCATTGCTTACAGGCAGTAAGAGAGCCAGAGGTGGGGGGCAAGTGCTCACGGTGGGGAGAGGCTGAAGAACCCCTGTCAGGAGTTGAGGGGTGGGGAACAAGTACCAGAGGGGCCCACCAATTTGAGAtttgacaacccattccagtatccttgcctagagaattccatggacggaggagcctgatgggctacagtccttgggatcacaaagagtagatacgattgagcgactaacactttcacacttttcgcTTCACTAAGCCAAATCTCGGAGCCCTCCTTGACACAGCCTCACCTTTGCCCCTCCATACCCAATTGCCAAGGCCTGTGGATTACCCTGAAAGctctcctccccagcccaggcGCCACCTCTCACCTAGATCCATGATCTCAAACTTTAGGGAGCATCACGGTCACCTGCAGAACTTAAAACACAGtttgctgggccccaccccagagttTCAGATTTAATCTGTCTCTCGTgaggcctgagaatctgcatttcgccccaggtgatgctgatgctgctagtCCAGGAACTGTGTTCTGAGAATCACTGACCCAGTCtacagccataccaccctgaatgcacccgatctcatctgatctcggaagctaagcagagtctggttagtacttggatgggagaatcACTGACCCAGATGATTCCTGCCTGCTGGCCCTGCCTCAGCCCTGTGCTGCATGGCAGCCGCATGCCCAGGAATCTCCTCTACTAAAATCCCACCACTTATTACACCTGTatcgagcctcagtttcccccagaAGACTTAAGgttgtgagaaagaaagaaagaatctgaGAAATGTTTATATACTCAGTACTTGAGGGAGAACCAAGAGCTCCACTATTATATGTGGGCaaagggaagaaatggagtataTGAGTgtagttgggggtggggtgacGGAAAAGGGAAGCTGCCATGACATgccacaaacacacagagaggaCAGAAGCACAGGCCAAAGTATAATAACTGAAAACAATCAAGGGTCTAGTGGACcacgtgtgtgttcagttgctttagttgcgtctgactcactgagaccccagagactgtagcccaccaggctcctctgtccatgggattctccaagcaagaacactggactgggttgccgtgccctcttccaggggaccttcccgacccagggatcaggccTAGGTCTCCTgaaccacaggcagattcttcaccactgagccaccagggaggcccctagTGGGCCACaagcattttgttgtttagtcactcagtcgtgtccaactcctttcgACACCCCacggagtgcagcatgccaggcctgcttgtccctcaccatctcctggagcttgcacaaactcatgtccattgagtcagtgacaccatccaaccatctcatcctctgtcatccccttctcctcccgccttcaatctttcgcagcatcagggtcttttctaaagaatcagttcttcacatcaggtggccaaagtattggaccttcagcctcaacatcagcccctccaatgaatattcaggattgatttcctttaggattgactgggttgatctctttaagtccaagggactctcaacagtgttcttcaacaccacagttcaaaagcatcaattcttcggtgctcagccttttttatggtccaactctcacatgactactggagaaaccatagctttgactagacggatctttgttggcaaagtaatgtctctgctttttaatatgctgtctaggttggtcatagctttttttccaaggagcaagcgtcttttaattttatggctgcagtcatgaaatctgcagtcaccatttgcagtgattttggagcccaagaaaataaaatctctcactgtttccattgtttccccatctgtttgccgtgaagtgatgagactagatgccatgatcttcgttttttgaacaCTGtgtttttaaaccagcttttttactcctctttcactttcatcaagaggctctttagttcttcttcactttctgccataagggtagtgtcatctgcatatctgagattgttgatatttctctcagcaatcttgattccagcttgtgcttcatccagcctggcatttctcatgatgtactctgcatataagttaaataagcagggtgacaatatacagctttgtcgtattcctttcccaattttgaaccagtccattgttccatgtccggttttaactgttgcttcttgacctgcatatagatttctcaggagtcaggtaaggtggtctggtattcccatctcttgaagaagtttccacagtttgttgtgatccacacagtcaaaagctttagcatagtcttgaagcataaatagatgtttttctggaattctcttgctttttctatgatccaatagatgttagcaatttgatctctggttcctctcccttttctaaatccagcttgaacatctgaaagttctcggtctACAAGTTCTcggttgaagcctagcttggcgaattttgagcattactttgctagcgtgtgaaatgaatgTAACTCTGCAGtaatctgaacattctttggcattgcccttctttgggactggagtgaaaattgacttcttccagtcctgtggtcactgctgaattttccaaatttgctggcaaattggtACCTGTCCCTGGTACCCACAATGGTATAGGCAGAGTTGGTGCTCAATTTCCACATGATGAATGAACTGCCATATGCTAAATGGCAGGGGTTGCTCAGATAGCAGTGCAGGTGTGGaggggaaacatttttaaatggaacCAAAAGACtgctcgggcttcccaggtggcattagtggtaaagaacctgcctgccaatgcaggagccgtaagaaacacaggttccgtctctgagtcgggaagattccctgcaagagggtatggcaacccactccagtatgctgcctggagaatcccatggacagatgagcctgtcgggctacagtccatggggtcgcagagacggacacgactgaagtgacttagcacagcacaaaagACTGCTCGGCCCTGCCACCGGGTacctcccccaggccctggcccaGGATGCCTAGCTCCCACCACTCACTCTCAGACACCCAGGCACCCCACTAAGTTTCTCCTCCTGCTCTACTCCGGCCAGGGGAGCAGCTGACTCCTTCTGGGCCCAGGCACCCTACAGCTcagcacagggatcaaacctgcccccGCACCCAAGCCAGGCTCCTGGGGAGGTGAACTCACCTGGCGTGGGCCAGGCCAGGCTAATGGCAAATGCCccacccaactctcacatcctgaCTTCTGGTCCACAAAACCTGGTCATCTGAAGTCCATtgccctgccctcagggaacaCACAGTCATGTTGCGGAGGCAATAATGCCCCCACTAAGGATCCCATGGGGTGGGGGATGCTGCTGTTCAAGAAGTGTCCAGCAGAACAGAGAAACAGGTGGGAACCCAGAGGAGGGGCACTGGATGGGGTGGGCATTTAATGCACATAGGTTGCCACTAAATGCCATGGACTTACCCCTACTCCCACCCCATGAGTTCCTttaaccccaccaccaccctggggACTGGAAAGATCAGGTTTACACAGAGGTCATGCACAGGAATGTGACCTGCGGCAGGTCACACAACTAGCAAGAAACCCAACCAAAATCAAACCTAGGTTTGGCTGGTTCAAATCTGTGCCTGTTGGCCCCAGGCTCTGTCCAATACTCGAGATAAAGGggtggcttcctggaggagggggcatgtGTGTCAAGGGTGTGATGTGCCTGCGTCTGAGGCTCAGCACCCCCAGAGTGTGAGGCAGGAGAGGGAGCAACGGTGCACCCCACCCCATTCCATGAAGAAAACAGGGCGGGTCAGGGGAGGCCCTGCAGGGCAACAGGCCCAGCAAGTGAGGGGTGACAACAAACAGGGCCCAGTCAGCAGGGACAGGACGGGAGGCAAGAGACAGTAATGAGCTCCCCAGGGCCTCGTGCCTCctgccagggcccaggggctCTCACCACAGCAGCACCAGAAGGCAGAGCGCAATTAGCCCGGCGCAGCCcgccctgccccagcctcccGGGGACCCACGCTCCTGGAGATTCCACCCTCAAAGCCTCCAGACCAGTCAGGTGAGTGCCCTGAAACACCCTGCAGGAAGAACCTGCAGCCCAGAGATAAACACAGGCCTGCCTGCGGTCACACAGCATCAATGACAGGCCTCTTGTCTGAGGGTCCAGGGCCCCCTTTTCCGCTTACTAGGTGGGGAGCTTCACCAGGGGCCAGGCCCAGGGCAGGCCCACAGCAAGCTGGGGCTTCTCTCTACAAACACCAGACAGCCCATTCCCCGGGAAGGACACAGAGGGCCAGTCTCTGGCCCCACTGAAAGCCCCCAGGAAGCCTGAGACAGCAAGGCCTGCTGTCTCATGAGGTCTTGCTTGCCAGTCATGAGGTCCAACAGTTTGGAGAAGGGCTGAGTTCTCAAAACTTTCTTGAGCCCTCTCTGTGCCAGGCTCCTGCTGGGCTCAGAGAGAAGATAAGAGTTAGACCAGCTCTGCCCCTGGGGAGTTCACCTCAAGAGGGGAGATCAAAGATAAACAGGCAATTACAGGATAGGGGGAAGGTGTGGGGCCAGCCCCACAGGTTCCCAAGCGCCACCGCCAGCCCCAGACTGAGCCCTACCTGGCTTGGAAGCTGTGCACCTTGCTCTGGGTTCAGAGCAGGGGGCTGGAgcctggagggggagggagggggcaacTGTCCCCCCGGAGAACAGCACCGGCCCCCACCCTCTCTGGGCCATGAGGCTCTCCGAGGCCCTCCCAGCTCGGATGGCCCTTGACCGCCCACGTCAACGGGTTCTCAGCAGCGGCCTCTGCCAAGGGCCCTAGGGCAAAAAGCTCCCCGTATCCCACAGGACCACTGGGGCCAGGTCCCAGGCATGCCCGCTCAGGGTGGCTGTGAGAGGTCACACCCCTGTTCAGAAGATGTGACAATAGGTCACCTATGACAGTCCCAGCCTGGGGCGAGGGCACGGCGCCCTCTAGAGGCTGATGGACGATTTGTGACAAGAACAAACTCACCTGCTCTCGCACCCTGCTTGGGAATCTTGCACCCATGATGGGAATCTGAATGATCACAGCACTGCCTCCCGCAGGCACCACGCCCCCAGCACCACACTGTGCAAGGCCCTTTAAGGGCAGTGCCTCGCTCTACCCTCACAGCTGCCGAGAGGGAGCTACTCTGATACCCCGGCTTTTTGGATGAGTAACCTGAGGCTAATTACAAAGCTAAGAAATGGCGAGGCTGGGACTCCCACCTGAGCCCAGAAGACTCAGGTGCCCAGTGCTCTTAAGCCCTGCTCTACAGAAAAAGCAGGAAGGATAGGAATGAGAAAGGGGCAATGACTTGTATTTGCTGG
This genomic window from Bubalus bubalis isolate 160015118507 breed Murrah chromosome 16, NDDB_SH_1, whole genome shotgun sequence contains:
- the LOC102403773 gene encoding olfactory marker protein; the protein is MAEDEPKPSPLSMPLVLDRDLTKQMRLRVESLTQRGQKRQDGEKLLRPSESVYRIDFIQQHRLQFERWDVVLDQPGKVTITGTSQNWTPDLTNLMTRQLLDPAAIFWRKEDSEAMDWNEADALEFGERLSDLAKIRKVMYFLITFSEGLEPANLKASVVFNQL